Proteins from a genomic interval of Hornefia porci:
- a CDS encoding IS3 family transposase, protein MRARKRFEFIREYSSRWPVSVMCDVLNVSETGYYRFKRNLGKPGKDAVLSAVMQEILDENIYNDNYGVDRMQIALGNRGYKAGKRRTARIMKENGWLHERKRRPKGLTRATTEIQEKENLIKQDFRSDQPYQKLLTDISQIACRDGKLYISPIMDCFNGEILSLVMRSNMCKELCIDTFNAAAKRFPLNGAILHSDRGSRYTSEAFREELNNAGVLQSLSGVNHCFDNARMESFFATLKKELLYRIPTYKMKMEEVKTIIFRYVFIYYNQIRIYTSNPDGLPPAAYRRRLKQSLAEAA, encoded by the coding sequence GTGAGAGCCCGGAAACGCTTTGAGTTCATTCGTGAATACAGCAGCAGATGGCCTGTAAGCGTTATGTGCGATGTCCTGAACGTGAGCGAGACCGGTTATTACAGATTCAAAAGGAATCTCGGTAAGCCCGGCAAGGACGCTGTTCTTTCGGCAGTTATGCAGGAAATACTCGATGAGAATATATACAACGATAACTATGGTGTGGATCGAATGCAGATAGCACTTGGAAATCGCGGTTACAAGGCTGGTAAGCGCAGGACAGCCAGAATCATGAAGGAAAATGGTTGGCTCCATGAACGTAAGCGCCGTCCGAAAGGCTTAACCAGGGCAACTACTGAAATACAGGAGAAGGAAAACCTGATCAAACAGGATTTCAGGTCAGATCAGCCGTATCAGAAGTTGCTTACCGATATATCTCAGATAGCATGCCGTGACGGCAAACTATACATATCTCCAATAATGGATTGCTTCAACGGAGAAATACTTTCTCTGGTAATGCGAAGCAATATGTGCAAGGAACTGTGCATTGATACATTCAATGCAGCAGCCAAAAGGTTTCCTTTGAACGGAGCCATACTCCATTCAGATCGCGGAAGCCGGTATACAAGTGAAGCATTCCGTGAAGAACTCAATAATGCCGGTGTTCTGCAGAGCCTCAGCGGCGTGAACCATTGCTTTGATAACGCCCGGATGGAAAGCTTCTTCGCTACTCTCAAGAAGGAGCTCCTCTACAGGATTCCAACATACAAGATGAAGATGGAAGAAGTTAAAACAATCATCTTCAGGTATGTCTTTATCTACTACAACCAGATAAGGATATACACTTCAAATCCGGATGGTCTCCCGCCGGCAGCTTACAGGAGACGTCTGAAACAATCGTTAGCAGAAGCTGCATAA
- a CDS encoding ImmA/IrrE family metallo-endopeptidase has translation MTNIYSDALRFSDPELLASDYLNAFYNATPISFPISPFEMLNYERVTFVLRNFKKLEGVYIPAKGEDDVPIVSINARRPITRQRFTAAHELCHHLKDSDNQIACAIGARDASEKFADAFASALLMPMFELRKKVNQYSDENGNVSLESVLHIADYFGVSFESCLYRIAYKIHAIDGDTSPDSLKKRIKKFKPDNVRKMLGLTYLDLYCDLVDNYAEQLRFTPNDNARYLFEHEYIYNDSRMEGAEVTIEEASEIVTDLRLNAQNSTYCNEEHEAYMSIAGHYKMYQSIFESPTKDTLSIYDTFLLNRDLFSYYPCPEFGGNPRQQNVLVLGAKFEAVDFRDIYPELAKIDVEIKSFFEKRHELKPSEYIMHIARVHHRITVIHPFPEGNGRTSRAFMNMQLVRSELSPIYIKVEEKDEYISALELADKEGNYTNLYEIIFKVMIRVHAEMYSSNAST, from the coding sequence ATGACGAATATTTATTCAGATGCGTTAAGGTTTAGTGACCCGGAATTACTAGCAAGCGATTACCTAAATGCGTTCTATAATGCAACTCCGATATCATTTCCCATAAGCCCTTTCGAAATGTTAAATTACGAAAGGGTTACTTTTGTATTAAGAAATTTCAAAAAACTCGAAGGCGTATATATTCCTGCAAAAGGAGAAGATGATGTTCCGATTGTTTCAATAAATGCACGTCGACCAATAACAAGGCAAAGGTTTACTGCAGCGCATGAATTATGCCATCATCTCAAAGATTCAGATAATCAAATCGCGTGCGCAATAGGAGCACGTGATGCATCAGAAAAATTTGCAGACGCTTTTGCCTCGGCACTTCTAATGCCCATGTTTGAACTCAGAAAAAAAGTAAATCAGTATAGTGATGAAAACGGTAATGTTTCTTTAGAATCAGTTTTGCATATCGCAGATTATTTTGGTGTTAGCTTTGAATCATGCTTATATAGAATAGCCTATAAGATTCATGCTATAGACGGCGACACTTCTCCTGACAGTTTAAAAAAACGCATTAAAAAATTCAAACCAGACAATGTCAGGAAAATGCTAGGTCTTACATATTTGGACTTATATTGTGATCTCGTCGACAACTATGCAGAACAACTGAGATTCACTCCTAACGATAATGCAAGATACTTGTTTGAACATGAATACATTTACAATGATAGCCGAATGGAAGGAGCAGAAGTTACAATTGAAGAAGCATCTGAAATAGTAACAGATTTAAGATTAAATGCTCAAAACAGCACATACTGTAACGAAGAACACGAGGCATATATGTCAATTGCTGGTCATTATAAAATGTATCAGTCGATTTTTGAATCGCCGACAAAAGACACGTTAAGCATATATGATACATTTCTTCTAAACCGAGATTTGTTTTCATACTATCCATGTCCGGAATTTGGAGGTAATCCTCGTCAGCAAAATGTTCTCGTTCTAGGTGCAAAATTTGAAGCCGTTGATTTTAGAGACATTTATCCTGAATTGGCGAAGATTGATGTTGAGATCAAATCATTCTTTGAAAAAAGGCACGAACTCAAACCCAGTGAATACATAATGCATATTGCTCGAGTTCATCATCGAATTACGGTAATACATCCTTTCCCTGAAGGTAACGGCAGAACTTCTAGGGCATTTATGAATATGCAACTAGTTAGATCTGAATTAAGTCCAATATATATAAAGGTTGAAGAGAAAGATGAGTACATTTCAGCTCTGGAGTTAGCCGATAAAGAGGGAAATTATACTAATCTGTATGAAATTATATTCAAAGTTATGATTCGAGTTCATGCAGAAATGTACAGTTCAAATGCAAGCACTTAA
- a CDS encoding IS66 family transposase, whose translation MRGEDIRVYPLPQSAINRYCRLKYLLSRHYLRTFLNDPRVPPDNNLDEQAIRPFCGGKKNRKLIDTVSGTQASAILYSIVETAKANDLNICQYFKFLLTEIPKHMDDMNLDFRFRCCHGPKNSQKNAGRKEPSQSNRNAVKS comes from the coding sequence GTGCGTGGGGAAGATATCCGGGTATACCCTCTTCCTCAATCGGCGATTAACCGTTATTGCCGTTTAAAGTACTTACTGAGTAGACACTATTTACGAACATTCCTGAATGATCCGCGGGTTCCTCCGGATAACAACCTGGACGAACAGGCAATCAGGCCGTTTTGTGGTGGAAAGAAAAACCGGAAGCTGATTGACACCGTCAGCGGCACTCAGGCAAGTGCAATCCTGTACAGCATCGTAGAAACCGCCAAAGCAAACGACCTGAATATCTGCCAATATTTCAAGTTCCTTTTAACTGAGATTCCAAAGCACATGGACGATATGAATCTCGATTTCCGGTTCCGTTGCTGCCATGGTCCAAAAAACTCCCAGAAGAATGCCGGAAGGAAAGAACCAAGTCAAAGTAACAGAAACGCCGTCAAGTCATGA
- a CDS encoding IS3 family transposase: MKRKHYTQEQKEAILARYAVSTKQLKDFLIDEGVPKSTFTQWLRKYEGQSSNDPYTFTPMNFRHLIKKNHHLEDVISVLQASYCTPNAPLRVRLEEAERLYPQYNIHLVCEALKISRGTFYNHIKRNKRDKAWYFLRREELKPKIEKIFNDSNQTYGVRKITAKLKSEGICVSPNLIRDLMRELGLITVRSYSKYVYNKEMAQFKNYVCQFFEADEPNKTWMSDITYFRVKDNPYYICAIIDLFSRKIIAYSIGKSNTSYLVKRTIRQAYNDRCPTRDLIFHSDRGANYRSEAVQKLLLSLGITQSFSKPYTPYDNAVMESFFATLKQEELYRMRYRSERELKESVRNYIDFYNEQRLHEELGYVAPATYEENYYRKLMLKKSGKEQP, from the coding sequence ATGAAACGAAAACACTATACACAAGAACAAAAGGAAGCCATCTTAGCAAGATATGCAGTCAGCACAAAGCAATTAAAAGATTTTTTGATCGATGAAGGCGTGCCCAAAAGCACCTTTACTCAATGGCTACGAAAATACGAAGGGCAGTCATCTAATGATCCATACACATTCACGCCTATGAACTTCCGTCATCTGATAAAGAAAAACCATCACCTGGAAGATGTAATATCTGTGCTGCAAGCATCTTACTGTACTCCAAATGCTCCGCTCCGCGTGCGACTTGAAGAAGCAGAACGATTATATCCTCAATACAACATTCACCTTGTGTGTGAAGCTTTAAAAATATCCAGGGGAACATTCTACAATCATATAAAAAGAAACAAACGAGATAAAGCCTGGTATTTTCTTAGACGTGAAGAATTAAAACCTAAAATCGAAAAGATATTCAATGACTCAAATCAGACTTATGGTGTAAGAAAGATTACAGCCAAGTTGAAATCGGAAGGCATTTGTGTCAGCCCGAATTTAATACGTGATTTAATGCGGGAGTTAGGCCTTATTACCGTTAGATCATATTCTAAATATGTATATAACAAGGAGATGGCGCAGTTCAAAAACTATGTATGTCAGTTCTTCGAAGCCGATGAACCAAACAAAACTTGGATGAGTGACATAACATATTTCAGAGTTAAAGATAATCCATATTACATATGTGCAATAATAGATTTATTCAGTCGAAAAATCATTGCGTACAGTATCGGTAAAAGTAACACATCATATCTGGTTAAACGAACGATACGACAAGCATATAATGATCGCTGTCCAACAAGGGATTTGATATTCCATAGCGACAGAGGTGCGAACTACCGATCTGAAGCTGTACAAAAACTTTTACTATCACTTGGTATCACACAATCTTTTTCCAAGCCGTACACTCCATACGATAATGCCGTAATGGAATCCTTCTTTGCCACACTTAAGCAAGAAGAACTATATCGGATGCGATATCGGTCAGAAAGAGAACTCAAAGAGTCCGTGAGGAATTATATTGATTTCTATAATGAACAGCGACTACACGAAGAGTTAGGTTATGTAGCACCGGCTACATACGAAGAGAACTATTATAGGAAGTTGATGCTAAAAAAGTCTGGCAAAGAACAGCCTTAA
- a CDS encoding ParA family protein yields the protein MAKYETIAICNQKGGVGKTTTALNLGVGLARAGKKVLLIDSDPQGDLTQSLGWNGDDLEKSLGRLMYLVTRDCKPIVEDTILHHEEGVDLIPSNLDLSSMEVSLVNAMSREKVLDNLLQPIKKNYEYILIDCMPSLGMITINALTAADKVIIPVQAQYLPAKGMTQLMKSIDRVKTHTNPDLKIGGIVMTLVDNRTNLARDVISSIRTHYGMAVRIFDTQTPVAVKAAEAAKSGQSIFDYDGNGKVAKAYEALTKEVIRGGEREKRRDTVSITR from the coding sequence ATGGCAAAATACGAAACCATTGCGATCTGCAATCAGAAAGGCGGCGTGGGAAAAACCACCACGGCGCTGAATCTGGGCGTGGGTCTTGCCAGAGCCGGAAAGAAGGTGCTGCTCATCGACTCGGATCCACAGGGTGACCTCACCCAGTCTCTGGGATGGAACGGGGATGATCTGGAGAAATCCCTGGGCAGATTGATGTATCTGGTCACCAGAGACTGCAAACCCATCGTGGAGGATACGATCCTTCATCACGAGGAAGGCGTGGATCTGATCCCGTCCAATCTGGATCTCTCTTCTATGGAAGTCAGTCTGGTGAACGCCATGAGCAGAGAAAAGGTGCTGGATAACCTTCTTCAGCCGATAAAGAAAAACTACGAATATATTCTGATCGACTGCATGCCGTCATTAGGCATGATCACCATCAATGCGCTGACCGCAGCGGACAAAGTGATCATCCCGGTGCAGGCCCAGTATCTTCCTGCCAAAGGAATGACGCAGCTGATGAAGAGTATCGACCGGGTCAAGACCCACACCAATCCGGACCTGAAAATCGGAGGCATCGTCATGACGCTGGTGGACAACCGGACCAACCTGGCAAGAGATGTGATCAGCAGCATCCGGACCCACTACGGGATGGCGGTCCGGATCTTCGATACCCAGACCCCGGTGGCGGTGAAAGCGGCAGAGGCAGCCAAGTCCGGACAGAGCATCTTTGACTATGACGGAAACGGAAAAGTGGCAAAAGCCTATGAAGCACTGACGAAGGAGGTGATCCGCGGTGGCGAAAGAGAAAAGAGAAGAGATACAGTTTCCATCACTCGATGA
- a CDS encoding ParB/RepB/Spo0J family partition protein encodes MTDEIYQKTNPLFIDEPLTLPDDKNDAVQKKIHLIPISEIDPFPKHPFHVREDEDMKALVDSIRMNGVLTPAAVRKKEDGRYELLSGHRRKRACEIAGLSTLPCKIVELNQDEAVIFMVDSNLQRTEILPSEKAFSYKMRLDAMKRQGKRTDLTSAPLEQKLEQQTSRNILANQIGESSEQVRRYIRLTHLIPSLLRMVDEKKIALRPAVELSYLPREWQEVVVAAVHYQKRTPSHAQAKELRKLAESSSLTRELVYQLLGEKKPNQKDRVILKTETIRTYLPENLPVSQREDYIIKALDHYGKYRARRERAKHSR; translated from the coding sequence ATGACCGATGAAATATATCAGAAAACCAATCCACTGTTTATAGATGAGCCGTTAACCTTACCGGATGACAAGAACGATGCCGTTCAGAAGAAAATTCATCTTATTCCAATCAGTGAGATAGATCCCTTCCCTAAGCATCCGTTCCATGTCAGGGAGGACGAGGATATGAAAGCTCTGGTGGACAGCATCCGGATGAACGGTGTGCTCACTCCAGCCGCCGTCCGGAAAAAAGAAGACGGAAGATATGAACTGCTGTCCGGCCACCGGAGAAAGCGGGCCTGCGAAATTGCAGGACTCAGCACCCTACCCTGCAAAATCGTAGAACTGAATCAGGATGAAGCCGTCATCTTCATGGTGGACAGCAACCTGCAGAGAACAGAAATCCTTCCCAGTGAGAAAGCCTTTTCATATAAGATGCGGCTTGATGCCATGAAACGACAGGGAAAACGAACCGATTTAACTTCTGCACCACTGGAGCAGAAGTTGGAGCAACAAACTTCTCGGAATATTTTAGCCAATCAAATCGGTGAAAGTTCCGAACAAGTTCGCCGGTACATCCGCCTGACCCATCTCATTCCGTCTCTCCTGCGGATGGTGGATGAGAAAAAGATCGCCCTGCGGCCTGCCGTGGAGCTGTCCTATCTTCCACGAGAATGGCAGGAAGTTGTTGTTGCGGCCGTCCATTATCAAAAACGAACGCCCAGCCACGCTCAGGCAAAGGAATTGAGGAAACTGGCCGAAAGCAGCAGCCTCACCAGAGAGCTGGTCTATCAACTGCTGGGTGAGAAAAAGCCGAATCAGAAAGACCGGGTCATTCTGAAAACAGAGACGATCAGAACATATCTGCCGGAGAACCTTCCGGTTTCACAGCGTGAAGATTACATTATCAAAGCACTGGATCACTATGGCAAGTATCGGGCAAGGAGGGAACGGGCGAAGCATTCCCGTTAA
- a CDS encoding transposase yields the protein MKYDKEFKLQALELADEIGVKAAAEQLGIKYYTLADWRRQRKAHGEESFVGSGNKMIPLSEKDRRIKELEAELRETRRANDILKEALGFFAQSRKK from the coding sequence ATGAAATACGATAAGGAATTCAAACTGCAGGCTCTTGAACTGGCCGATGAAATCGGCGTCAAGGCAGCTGCGGAGCAACTCGGCATCAAGTATTACACACTTGCCGACTGGCGTCGCCAGCGCAAAGCTCACGGCGAAGAATCTTTCGTTGGCAGTGGTAACAAAATGATACCGCTCAGCGAAAAGGATCGTCGCATTAAGGAACTCGAAGCGGAGCTTCGGGAAACCAGGCGAGCTAACGATATACTCAAGGAGGCCCTCGGTTTTTTCGCACAAAGCCGGAAGAAGTGA
- the thrC gene encoding threonine synthase has product MMKYISTRGMDSRLTGAQAIIQGIAPDKGLYVPEEIPALPFVPGEMTDRSYQEIAKAVIGTFFDDYTAEEMQRCIDGAYDEKFEEKEIVPITEAGGAFFLELYHGKTAAFKDMALSILPYLLTTATKKEHEDKKICILTATSGDTGKAALEGFADVPGTEIIVFFPNQGVSQVQERQMITQEGSNTHVFAIEGNFDDAQTGVKKIFNDRNFAVRLADMGCRLSSANSINIGRLVPQVAYYVYGYIQLIARGVIRDGDPINIVVPTGNFGNILAAYYAKQMGLPVAKLICASNKNKVLTDFISTGVYDTNRDFYLTNSPSMDILISSNLERLLYHLSEGKGPEIRDLMEQLESAKHYEVSAAIRSGLKDFYGGFADVEATNKTIGEMYRNNGYLIDTHTAVAYKVYSDYRETTGDRTPTLIASTASAYKFAESVAKSIGLPEQPDGFRYIEEVASGTGVRVPRGLKDLDKKEVRHSGVIEISQMEDTVAEALRTH; this is encoded by the coding sequence ATGATGAAATATATCAGCACCCGGGGTATGGACAGCAGGCTGACAGGAGCGCAGGCAATCATTCAGGGAATCGCGCCGGATAAGGGGCTTTACGTTCCTGAGGAAATCCCCGCACTTCCCTTTGTTCCCGGAGAAATGACGGACCGTTCCTATCAGGAAATCGCGAAGGCTGTCATCGGCACATTCTTCGACGACTACACCGCAGAGGAAATGCAGCGCTGCATCGACGGCGCCTACGATGAGAAGTTCGAAGAGAAGGAAATCGTTCCGATTACCGAGGCCGGAGGCGCGTTCTTCCTCGAGCTCTACCACGGAAAGACCGCAGCTTTCAAGGACATGGCTTTGTCGATCCTTCCATATCTTCTGACCACTGCCACAAAAAAAGAACACGAGGATAAAAAAATCTGCATTCTGACGGCCACCTCCGGAGATACCGGAAAAGCGGCGCTGGAGGGTTTCGCGGACGTGCCGGGGACGGAGATTATCGTGTTCTTCCCGAATCAGGGCGTGAGCCAGGTGCAGGAACGCCAGATGATCACACAGGAAGGCTCCAACACCCATGTGTTCGCGATCGAAGGCAATTTTGACGACGCCCAGACCGGCGTAAAGAAAATCTTCAATGACCGGAATTTCGCAGTCAGACTGGCGGATATGGGCTGCAGACTTTCCTCCGCGAATTCCATCAATATCGGACGGCTTGTTCCGCAGGTCGCCTATTACGTTTACGGTTACATTCAGCTCATCGCCCGCGGTGTGATCCGGGACGGCGACCCGATCAACATCGTCGTTCCCACCGGCAACTTCGGCAACATTCTGGCAGCTTATTATGCTAAGCAGATGGGTCTTCCGGTGGCGAAGCTGATCTGCGCCTCCAACAAAAATAAAGTTCTGACGGATTTCATCTCCACCGGCGTGTACGATACAAACCGGGACTTTTATCTGACGAATTCTCCGTCCATGGACATTCTCATCTCCAGCAATCTGGAACGCCTGCTCTACCATCTGAGCGAGGGCAAAGGGCCGGAGATCCGCGATCTGATGGAGCAGCTGGAGTCCGCGAAGCATTATGAGGTTTCGGCCGCCATCCGCAGCGGACTGAAGGACTTCTACGGCGGTTTTGCAGATGTGGAGGCGACGAACAAAACCATCGGCGAGATGTATCGGAACAACGGGTACCTGATCGATACCCATACGGCGGTAGCCTACAAAGTCTATTCAGATTACCGCGAGACCACGGGTGACCGGACTCCGACGCTGATTGCATCTACCGCCAGCGCCTATAAATTCGCGGAAAGCGTCGCGAAGTCCATCGGTCTTCCCGAACAGCCCGACGGATTCCGCTACATTGAGGAGGTTGCCTCCGGAACCGGCGTGCGGGTGCCCCGCGGACTGAAGGACCTCGACAAAAAAGAAGTTCGTCACAGCGGTGTCATCGAAATCAGCCAGATGGAAGACACGGTAGCTGAAGCGCTCCGGACGCACTGA
- a CDS encoding prealbumin-like fold domain-containing protein, whose protein sequence is MNRKTELKQKFKQLLTIAFASMMVLGSALPAVTETASAFTGKVGSSYTVIDGGRITYGSGDGGYSNSRKCDLGDGLGSRYTYCVQPAKASPPTGKVTVDKVITDSDDKGKWNALRNIVFYSPSYPGYEKNTGNIKGAYYTGNFTKDWAIAHLAMAYVYEGRPSDMATWGGTKASGLGDIWTKAKKLGDGLWNADSEKDEAIPGNFKVFISTMSGVQDMVAGYLEDIRGGFRLQKIDNDLDEPYAQGDATLEGAEFTAFNKSGHTVFLGEKKINQEEAAVTIRTDKKGLAKSAADALPYGSLKETKAPSGYLLNEKWSRAISIRKDGEIIDITSDPVKENVGNQSFLGSLFIRV, encoded by the coding sequence TTGAACAGGAAAACAGAACTTAAGCAGAAATTCAAGCAGCTGCTCACCATCGCCTTTGCATCCATGATGGTGCTGGGATCCGCCCTTCCTGCAGTGACGGAGACGGCCAGCGCATTCACCGGCAAGGTGGGAAGCAGCTATACGGTCATTGACGGAGGCAGGATCACCTACGGCTCCGGTGACGGAGGCTACAGCAATTCCAGGAAATGCGATCTGGGCGACGGGCTGGGAAGCCGGTATACCTACTGCGTCCAGCCGGCCAAGGCATCGCCGCCTACAGGAAAGGTCACGGTAGACAAAGTGATCACCGATTCCGACGACAAGGGAAAATGGAATGCGCTCAGGAACATCGTATTCTACTCCCCGTCCTATCCGGGATATGAAAAGAATACCGGCAATATCAAGGGCGCATATTACACCGGAAACTTCACCAAAGACTGGGCTATCGCTCATCTTGCCATGGCTTATGTTTACGAAGGAAGGCCGTCCGATATGGCGACCTGGGGCGGAACGAAAGCTTCCGGCCTGGGGGATATCTGGACAAAGGCAAAGAAACTGGGAGACGGACTCTGGAATGCGGATTCGGAAAAAGATGAGGCCATCCCGGGAAATTTCAAGGTGTTCATCAGCACCATGAGCGGCGTGCAGGACATGGTGGCAGGATATCTGGAGGATATCCGGGGCGGATTCCGCCTGCAGAAGATTGATAACGATCTGGATGAACCGTATGCACAGGGAGATGCCACGCTGGAAGGCGCGGAATTCACCGCATTTAACAAAAGCGGTCATACGGTTTTCCTCGGAGAGAAGAAAATCAACCAAGAAGAAGCGGCAGTTACGATCAGGACGGACAAGAAAGGCCTTGCAAAGTCTGCTGCAGATGCCCTGCCATACGGCTCCCTGAAAGAGACCAAAGCGCCTTCCGGATATCTTCTGAATGAGAAATGGTCCAGAGCCATCAGCATCCGAAAAGACGGAGAGATCATCGACATTACTTCGGATCCGGTGAAAGAAAACGTGGGTAATCAAAGTTTTTTAGGGTCTCTGTTCATTCGGGTCTAA
- a CDS encoding helix-turn-helix domain-containing protein: protein MKEINERLKNYRNQLHLSQEYVSNYLNINRASYSQMENGNRKITADEIAKLSNLFGISADSLLGATEYSEPAMIFARSFEKLNETDQAEIMNLIRFKEQIKSQRL from the coding sequence ATGAAGGAAATAAATGAAAGATTAAAAAACTATAGGAATCAACTCCATCTATCGCAAGAATATGTATCGAATTACTTAAATATTAACAGAGCATCATATTCTCAGATGGAAAATGGAAACAGAAAAATTACCGCGGATGAGATTGCTAAGTTGAGTAACTTATTTGGTATTTCAGCAGATTCACTTTTAGGTGCTACAGAGTATAGTGAGCCAGCGATGATATTTGCACGAAGCTTTGAAAAACTAAATGAAACTGACCAGGCGGAAATAATGAATTTAATTAGATTTAAGGAACAGATAAAATCACAGAGGTTATAA
- a CDS encoding ParB/RepB/Spo0J family partition protein, which yields MAKEKREEIQFPSLDELFSSQEERDDAKLKRIYEIPLTEIDPFPDHPYKVRDDEGMMNLVESVRVNGIITPATVRKKEDGRYELLSGHRRKRACELAGLPTLRCDVVEMDRDEATVFMVESNFQRTTILPSEKAFAYKMRLEAMNRQGKRTDLTSSPLGTKLERSNIELSNQVGDSKSQIHRYIRLTELIPEILELVDEGKIALRPAVELSYIPKEIQEDILNCIDMEQCTPTHSQAIRMRKMAGESKLTPESIEAVMLEEKPNQKERIVFRGDRIAKLFPRDLPLSKREDFVAAAMEHYNRFLQRKARDQER from the coding sequence GTGGCGAAAGAGAAAAGAGAAGAGATACAGTTTCCATCACTCGATGAACTGTTTTCCTCTCAGGAAGAACGGGATGACGCTAAACTCAAGCGGATCTACGAAATACCGCTGACTGAGATCGATCCCTTCCCGGATCATCCCTACAAGGTCCGGGATGATGAGGGCATGATGAATCTGGTGGAGAGTGTCCGCGTTAACGGGATCATTACTCCCGCGACGGTACGAAAAAAAGAAGATGGGCGGTATGAACTGCTGTCAGGACACAGGAGAAAAAGAGCCTGCGAGCTGGCCGGACTCCCCACTCTCCGTTGCGACGTCGTAGAAATGGACCGGGATGAAGCTACGGTCTTCATGGTGGAATCCAATTTTCAGAGAACGACAATCCTTCCCAGTGAAAAAGCATTCGCCTACAAGATGAGGCTGGAGGCGATGAATAGGCAGGGAAAACGAACTGATTTAACTTCGTCCCCACTGGGGACGAAGTTAGAAAGATCAAATATAGAATTATCTAATCAAGTTGGAGATAGTAAGAGCCAAATTCACCGATATATCCGCCTCACCGAACTGATTCCGGAAATTCTGGAACTGGTGGATGAAGGAAAGATTGCCCTACGTCCGGCAGTAGAACTGTCATATATCCCGAAAGAGATTCAGGAAGACATCTTAAACTGCATCGACATGGAGCAGTGCACTCCTACCCATTCTCAGGCGATCAGGATGAGAAAAATGGCTGGGGAAAGCAAACTGACTCCGGAATCCATCGAGGCAGTCATGCTGGAGGAGAAGCCTAACCAGAAGGAGCGCATCGTCTTCCGGGGAGACCGGATCGCAAAGCTTTTTCCAAGGGACCTGCCACTGTCCAAACGGGAGGATTTTGTTGCGGCAGCCATGGAGCACTACAACCGCTTTCTCCAGCGAAAAGCGAGGGATCAGGAACGGTAA